A single window of Vanessa tameamea isolate UH-Manoa-2023 chromosome 5, ilVanTame1 primary haplotype, whole genome shotgun sequence DNA harbors:
- the LOC113392343 gene encoding protein mago nashi homolog, which translates to MSSDFYIRYYVGHKGKFGHEFLEFEFRPDGKLRYANNSNYKNDTMIRKEAYVHPCVMDELKRIIVDSEIMHEDDRLWPQPDRVGRQELEIVIGEEHISFTTSKTGSLVDVNQSRDPEGLRCFYYLVQDLKCLVFSLIGLHFKIKPI; encoded by the exons ATGTCTTCTGACTTCTACATACGGTATTATGTAGGCCACAAGGGAAAATTTGGACATGAATTTCTAGAGTTTGAATTTCGGCCGGATGGCAAATTGAGATATGCcaataattcaaattacaagAACGATACTATGATACGGAAAGAAGCGTATGTGCATCCATGCGTGATGGACGAATTAAAAAGAATTATTGTAGATTCTGAGATAATGCACGAAGATGATCGTTTATGGCCCCAGCCTGATCGTGTTGGCAGACAA GAGCTTGAAATAGTTATAGGTGAAGAACACATCTCTTTTACAACATCTAAGACTGGCTCTTTGGTTGATGTCAATCAATCTCGTGATCCTGAAGGTCTACGCTGTTTTTACTACTTGGTGCAAGATCTCAAATGTCTTGTATTTTCACTTATTGGTTTGCATTTTAAGATTAAGCCAATATAG
- the LOC113392342 gene encoding small ribosomal subunit protein eS8, whose amino-acid sequence MGISRDHWHKRRATGGKRAPIRKKRKYELGRPAANTKLGSQRIHLVRARGGNVKYRALRLDTGNISWGSECSTRKTRIIDVVYNASNNELVRTKTLVKNAIVVVDATPFRQWYESHYLLPLGRKKGAKLTEAEEAIINKKRSKKTAKKYLARQRLSKVEAALEEQFHTGRLLACIASRPGQCGRADGYVLEGKELEFYLRKIKSKRAK is encoded by the exons ATGG GTATCAGTCGTGATCATTGGCATAAACGAAGAGCTACTGGCGGCAAACGTGCGCCGATCCGTAAGAAGAGGAAGTATGAGTTAGGTCGCCCGGCTGCCAACACCAAG CTTGGCTCTCAACGTATTCATTTAGTGCGTGCTCGTGGTGGTAATGTCAAGTACCGTGCTTTACGCCTCGACACTGGAAACATTTCATGGGGTTCGGAAT gttccACTCGCAAAACTCGCATCATCGATGTTGTATACAATGCCTCTAACAATGAGTTGGTCCGTACAAAGACATTGGTAAAGAATGCCATCGTTGTTGTTGATGCCACACCATTCAGGCAATGGTATGAGTCTCATTACCTTCTGCCCCTTGGTAGAAAGAAGGGCGCCAAGTTG ACTGAAGCTGAGGAAGCTATCATCAACAAGAAGCGCAGTAAGAAAACTGCTAAGAAGTATTTGGCAAGACAGCGTCTTTCAAAGGTTGAAGCTGCTTTAGAGGAACAGTTCCATACTGGACGTTTATTAG cATGCATAGCAAGTAGGCCAGGCCAGTGTGGGCGGGCTGATGGCTATGTGCTTGAAGGAAAAGAACTGGAGTTCTACCTAAGAAAGATCAAATCCAAGAGAGCGAAGTAG
- the LOC113392340 gene encoding uncharacterized protein LOC113392340 gives MVRFGRLRPIASPIISRFIYIIFIIKIVDTREYGVPIEIKLWDSKRSPLAHMVDVTNEFGLKVLAEHNFLNDNNIAFSPYGLTGILVALYEGVNGESSYQIQRSMQLPWNRNVMRIGFRDIHRTLKTYFVPEEGFLAGLALNNENVTFNESYKKILKFYGFDLDNEHPPVNNSNTNTETTTTDSNSSSVNGASTTVEMTTETVTGREEPLTSQITSDNKEETTLNPNAETINNLDNRDTTTTISPITQSTSSINSMETYPANDEITQTTDQTTTPVTSMATASVEVSTSDGITDATESTTNIITDSSTELMTSGMDTTTSTMDSSITNVDTMTSTQVTEPEPSPASTLETTTESTMSSQLSTETSTLESTTSALETLERKKKSIGDFMFTRPPYTDDFLVYRSFDVGIELPEKNEEDNKMFSVNGLRNIQVTYMQYDSVLEHAYLPHLEASALRLPLDSERYYLLVILPARKGSGELTRLLARMARESDLSDVYAALHPRRVRAVVPSFIVKGHITLTTDLQKLGIHDVFEPRQHDFTPMTPQAGVYVRSIEQAVSVAIRKYQPDVKNRYVTSRNPVLFSATHPFLYFVMDSSIHVALMAGKMVDPLNTRIL, from the exons ATGGTTCGGTTCGGACGCTTACGGCCAATCGCCTCTCCAATTATATCacgatttatttacattatttttattatcaaaattgtaGATACTAGAGAATATGGAGTCCcaatagaaattaaattgtgGGACTCAAAACGTAGCCCATTAGCCCACATGGTAGACGTAACGAACGAATTTGGTTTAAAAGTTCTTGCggaacataattttttaaatgacaataataTTGCATTTTCTCCTTATGGGTTAACGGGTATTCTAGTTGCACTTTATGAAGGTGTGAATGGTGAATCTTCGTATCAAATTCAACGAAGTATGCAGTTGCCGTGGAACCGGAATGTAATGAGAATTGGTTTTCGAGACATTCATCGTACCCTAAAA ACCTATTTTGTACCAGAAGAAGGTTTTCTAGCAGGACTTGcacttaataatgaaaatgtcacTTTCAACGAAAGCTacaaaaaaattttgaaattctaTGGATTTGATTTAGACAATGAGCATCCGCCTGTTAACAATTCAAATACTAACACGGAGACCACTACTACAGACTCTAATAGTTCATCTGTTAACGGTGCGTCTACTACTGTGGAGATGACAACTGAAACTGTAACAGGTCGTGAGGAACCTTTAACTTCCCAAATTACAAGTGATAATAAAGAAGAAACAACATTAAACCCAAACGctgaaactataaataatttggaCAACCGTGATACTACTACAACCATATCCCCTATTACTCAAAGTACGTCTTCAATCAACTCAATGGAAACATATCCGGCTAATGATGAAATAACTCAAACAACAGATCAGACAACCACACCTGTTACAAGCATGGCTACAGCTTCGGTTGAAGTATCTACTAGTGACGGGATCACTGACGCTACTGAATCgactacaaatattattacgGATTCTAGTACAGAATTGATGACATCTGGCATGGATACGACAACAAGTACAATGGATTCATCCATTACAAATGTAGATACTATGACTAGTACACAGGTAACAGAACCAGAACCATCACCTGCTTCCACATTAGAAACAACAACTGAGTCAACTATGTCATCTCAGCTTTCCACGGAGACAAGTACATTAGAGTCTACAACATCCGCATTAGAAACTCTCGAacgtaaaaaaaagtcaattggTGATTTTATGTTTACTAGGCCCCCTTATACCGATGATTTCTTGGTGTATAGATCATTTGATGTAGGAATTGAATTGCCCGAGAAAAACGAGGAAGATAACAAAATGTTTTCAGTTAATGGCCTAAGAAATATTcag GTGACCTACATGCAATACGACTCTGTTTTGGAGCATGCATATCTTCCGCACTTAGAGGCTTCAGCTCTTCGTCTGCCACTGGACAGCGAGCGTTACTATTTACTCGTTATTTTGCCTGCTCGAAAAGGATCAGGAGAGCTAACGAGATTGCTAGCTCGCATGGCGAGGGAATCTGATCTATCTGATGTGTACGCTGCTTTACATCCTCGCCGTGTAAGAGCTGTGGTGCCGAGCTTTATTGTCAAAGGACATATAACACTCACGACGGACTTGCAGAAG tTAGGTATACACGACGTATTTGAGCCACGGCAACACGACTTCACCCCTATGACTCCTCAGGCCGGTGTATATGTACGAAGCATAGAACAGGCCGTTTCTGTTGCGATACGAAAATATCAGCCTGACGTAAAGAACA ggtATGTAACAAGTCGAAATCCAGTGCTGTTTTCTGCGACACACccatttttgtattttgtcaTGGATTCAAGTATTCACGTAGCATTAATGGCTGGCAAAATGGTGGATCCGCTAAAtacaagaatattataa